The proteins below are encoded in one region of Paenibacillus albus:
- the smc gene encoding chromosome segregation protein SMC — translation MFLKRIELAGFKSFADKTELEFVRGITAVVGPNGSGKSNISDSIRWVLGEQSAKSLRGGKMEDIIFAGSDARKAVNFGEVSLTLDNSDNALPLDFNEVTVTRRVHRSGDSEYLINKQSCRLKDITELFMDTGIGKEAYSIIGQGRIEEILSTRSEDRRGIFEEASGIVKYKSRKREAQKKLDETETNLLRIHDLVTELEDQVEPLRVQSEKAIQYKQLRDQLKHAEISMYVHNIETVHRSWNESNAKMAKLQEEQLALSTVVSKHDAVLEKDRLKLRELEETLDRLHESMLQYSEEYEKCEGYGEVLKERKRNLEQNRAQLEATLAAQNERIQALTKEEAEFRGKAAALDSDLNVLRAKLAQEEAQLLGTSASASGDAEESLKGELLDVLSTMAQLRNEIRYAHQQEEALQRRMERLGDEHAKWQEQHDKLKARRAELSQKLEATLADINKFRNKYITEAEQLQNGQKLLEEAGGAMRKWEQKLEALTSRRDTMKEMQDDLDGFMQGVREILRASRRTSGGVEGVHGAVAELIRVPEKVELAIETALGGALQHVVMNDERSARAAIAFLKSRQLGRATFLPLDVIRGRNIPEHDRRTIAGMEGFVGIAAELVSCDAKYAQVAESLLGNVLISETLEHANRIAAKCQYRFRVVTLEGDVVNAGGSMTGGSIQKKGANLLGRTRQIEQLDEEIKSTGEQITKLRDKIADLRKEQSIRNQNVDDLRAQGEKVRIEEQHVRAELQQLDNEQRHLDDQAQLFQADSAGHKTEQQQLSLSAKDAEERLEVLTKEEARLQEGIRMAEDRRKAGESAKEQLQDQLTDLKIALAKTDQEKMSFEDQAARIRSDVGRAKQELSGLREMLMRQEEETSQHAAESIKQVEQLNTLKLKKDSCSEQTDLRRAERAELTRELEQGESETKEQRTQLRSIEDQLRQIEIAVNRLDVELDNLLRKLSEEYELSYELAKERYPVPEDVLAAQNEVRDLKRRISILGEVNLGAIDEYERVKERYTFLNDQKNDLIEAKTTLYQVIREMDEEMSKRFRTTFEAIRGHFVVVFAKLFGGGRADLIMVDPDRVLDSGIDIVAQPPGKKLQNLQLLSGGERALTAIALLFAILQVKPVPFCVLDEVEAALDEANVARFAQYLREFSELTQFIVVTHRKGTMEEADVLYGVTMEEGGVSKLVSVRLEDEEAVSA, via the coding sequence GAATATTTGATAAACAAGCAGTCATGCCGACTGAAAGATATAACGGAATTGTTCATGGATACGGGTATCGGTAAAGAGGCGTATTCCATTATCGGACAAGGCCGGATTGAAGAGATTCTTAGTACACGTTCGGAGGATCGGCGCGGTATTTTTGAAGAAGCATCAGGCATTGTGAAGTACAAGTCGCGCAAACGCGAAGCGCAGAAGAAGCTCGATGAGACGGAGACGAATCTGCTGCGTATTCACGATTTGGTGACGGAGCTCGAAGATCAAGTCGAACCGCTGCGTGTGCAATCGGAGAAAGCGATCCAATATAAGCAGCTGCGAGATCAGCTGAAGCATGCAGAAATTTCGATGTACGTACATAACATAGAAACCGTACACAGATCTTGGAATGAATCGAACGCGAAGATGGCTAAGCTGCAGGAAGAACAGCTTGCGCTATCTACAGTTGTGAGTAAGCATGATGCGGTGCTCGAGAAGGACCGACTGAAGCTGCGCGAGCTGGAGGAGACGCTGGACCGCCTTCACGAATCGATGCTGCAATATAGCGAAGAGTACGAGAAGTGCGAAGGCTATGGCGAGGTTCTAAAGGAGCGTAAACGCAACCTGGAGCAGAATCGAGCACAGCTCGAAGCGACGCTGGCTGCACAGAACGAGCGGATTCAGGCGCTGACGAAGGAAGAAGCGGAGTTTCGCGGTAAGGCGGCTGCGCTTGACAGCGACTTGAACGTGCTGCGTGCAAAGCTGGCGCAGGAGGAAGCGCAGCTGCTTGGTACTAGCGCGTCGGCATCCGGTGATGCGGAAGAATCGCTCAAGGGCGAGCTGCTTGACGTGCTAAGTACGATGGCGCAGCTTCGCAATGAAATCCGATATGCGCATCAGCAGGAAGAAGCGCTGCAGCGCCGGATGGAACGGCTTGGCGATGAGCATGCGAAGTGGCAGGAGCAGCACGATAAGCTGAAGGCTAGACGAGCTGAACTGTCTCAGAAGCTTGAGGCGACGCTCGCTGACATTAACAAATTCCGCAACAAGTACATTACCGAAGCGGAGCAGCTGCAGAACGGCCAGAAGCTGCTTGAAGAAGCAGGCGGCGCAATGCGCAAGTGGGAGCAGAAGCTAGAAGCGCTCACTTCTCGCCGGGATACGATGAAAGAGATGCAGGACGATCTTGACGGCTTTATGCAAGGTGTCCGTGAAATTTTGAGAGCTTCTCGCCGTACATCTGGCGGCGTCGAAGGTGTACACGGTGCGGTCGCGGAGCTTATCCGAGTACCTGAGAAGGTCGAGCTTGCGATTGAAACTGCACTCGGCGGCGCGCTTCAGCACGTTGTCATGAACGATGAGCGCTCAGCCCGTGCAGCGATTGCGTTTTTGAAGTCTCGTCAGCTCGGACGAGCTACGTTCCTGCCGCTCGATGTCATTCGCGGACGGAATATTCCGGAGCATGATCGCAGAACCATCGCAGGCATGGAAGGTTTCGTCGGCATTGCCGCCGAGCTCGTATCCTGCGATGCGAAGTATGCGCAGGTTGCGGAGAGCTTGCTTGGCAATGTACTTATCTCCGAGACACTCGAGCATGCGAACCGGATTGCGGCAAAATGCCAGTATCGCTTCCGAGTCGTTACGCTCGAAGGAGACGTCGTTAATGCGGGCGGTTCGATGACAGGAGGCAGCATTCAGAAGAAGGGCGCTAACCTGCTCGGCCGTACAAGGCAGATCGAACAGCTCGATGAAGAGATTAAGTCGACAGGGGAGCAAATTACGAAGCTGCGAGATAAGATTGCCGACCTTCGCAAGGAGCAGTCCATTCGCAATCAGAATGTTGATGATTTGCGCGCGCAAGGCGAGAAAGTACGGATCGAAGAGCAGCACGTACGTGCGGAGCTCCAGCAGCTCGATAATGAGCAGCGCCATCTGGATGATCAGGCACAGCTGTTCCAAGCGGACAGTGCCGGACATAAGACAGAGCAGCAGCAGCTAAGCCTGTCGGCGAAGGATGCGGAAGAGCGGCTTGAGGTGCTGACGAAGGAAGAAGCTCGGCTGCAGGAAGGGATTCGTATGGCTGAGGATCGCCGTAAGGCCGGCGAATCAGCTAAAGAGCAGCTGCAGGATCAGCTGACGGATCTGAAGATCGCCCTCGCGAAGACGGATCAGGAGAAGATGTCATTCGAGGACCAAGCAGCCCGTATCCGGTCGGATGTCGGCCGCGCGAAGCAGGAGCTGTCCGGCTTGCGTGAAATGCTGATGCGCCAAGAGGAAGAGACTTCGCAGCATGCAGCTGAGAGCATAAAGCAGGTTGAACAGCTGAACACTTTGAAGCTGAAGAAGGATTCCTGCTCGGAGCAGACGGATCTCAGACGTGCCGAGCGTGCTGAGCTTACTCGTGAGCTGGAGCAGGGCGAGAGCGAGACGAAGGAGCAGCGTACGCAGCTGCGCAGCATCGAGGATCAGCTGCGCCAGATTGAAATTGCGGTGAATCGTCTCGATGTCGAGCTTGATAATTTGCTTCGCAAGCTAAGCGAGGAATACGAGCTTAGCTACGAGCTGGCAAAGGAGCGTTATCCGGTTCCGGAGGATGTACTTGCTGCTCAGAACGAGGTGCGTGACCTGAAGCGTCGTATCTCGATCCTTGGTGAAGTAAACCTTGGCGCCATTGACGAGTACGAACGCGTGAAGGAGCGGTACACGTTCCTGAACGATCAGAAGAATGACTTGATTGAAGCAAAGACGACGCTGTATCAAGTTATACGCGAGATGGACGAAGAGATGAGCAAACGATTCCGTACGACATTTGAAGCGATTCGCGGCCACTTTGTTGTCGTCTTCGCAAAGCTGTTCGGCGGCGGACGTGCTGATCTGATCATGGTCGATCCAGATCGAGTACTCGATAGCGGTATTGATATCGTAGCTCAGCCTCCAGGCAAGAAGCTGCAGAATCTGCAGCTCCTCTCCGGCGGCGAACGCGCACTGACCGCTATCGCGCTGTTGTTTGCGATTTTGCAAGTTAAACCTGTGCCGTTCTGTGTGCTTGATGAGGTTGAAGCCGCGTTAGACGAAGCGAACGTTGCGCGATTCGCACAATATTTGCGTGAATTCTCGGAACTTACGCAGTTTATCGTCGTAACACACCGTAAAGGAACGATGGAAGAAGCCGATGTACTCTATGGCGTAACGATGGAGGAAGGCGGCGTTTCCAAGCTTGTTTCGGTCCGGTTGGAGGACGAAGAAGCGGTATCTGCTTAA
- the ftsY gene encoding signal recognition particle-docking protein FtsY encodes MSFFKRLKESIAQKTEAVTSKFKEGLTKTRTAFVGKIEDLITRRKKIDEMFYEELEEILIGADVGVNTVMELIDDLRAEVKKRKIENAAELQPILSEKLVDLLKGNASTSLRMADQGMTVILFVGVNGVGKTTTIGKLAHKFKSEGKSVLLAAGDTFRAGAIEQLEVWGKRVGVDVIKQESGADPAAVMYDAVHAAKQRGVDVLLCDTAGRLQNKHNLMEELNKIFRVIQREVPSAPHEVLLVLDAATGQNALSQAKLFGEKSGVTGLVLTKLDGTAKGGIVIAIRNELDLPVKLVGLGEKMDDLQEFDSEQFVHALFGGLLQNVEDESETAE; translated from the coding sequence ATGAGTTTTTTTAAACGCCTGAAGGAAAGCATTGCACAGAAGACCGAGGCAGTCACGTCGAAGTTCAAGGAAGGACTAACGAAGACGCGGACAGCGTTCGTAGGCAAGATCGAGGATTTGATCACACGCCGTAAGAAGATTGACGAGATGTTCTATGAAGAGCTGGAAGAAATTCTGATCGGCGCGGATGTCGGCGTAAACACGGTAATGGAACTTATTGATGATTTACGCGCAGAAGTGAAGAAACGTAAAATCGAGAATGCAGCCGAGCTGCAGCCGATTCTGTCGGAGAAGCTTGTAGACCTCCTGAAAGGCAATGCATCCACGTCGCTGCGCATGGCAGATCAAGGAATGACCGTTATCTTGTTCGTGGGCGTTAACGGCGTCGGTAAGACAACGACAATCGGCAAGCTCGCGCACAAGTTCAAGAGTGAAGGCAAGAGCGTTCTGCTTGCGGCAGGGGATACATTCCGTGCAGGCGCGATTGAACAGCTGGAAGTATGGGGCAAGCGTGTCGGCGTTGACGTGATCAAACAAGAATCGGGAGCAGACCCAGCGGCGGTTATGTACGATGCGGTTCATGCAGCGAAGCAGCGCGGCGTTGATGTGCTGCTGTGCGATACGGCCGGCCGTTTGCAGAATAAGCACAACCTGATGGAAGAGCTGAACAAGATCTTCCGCGTCATCCAGCGTGAAGTGCCAAGTGCGCCACATGAAGTATTGCTCGTTCTGGATGCAGCAACAGGCCAGAATGCGCTAAGCCAAGCGAAGCTGTTCGGCGAGAAGAGCGGCGTAACAGGTCTCGTATTGACGAAGCTTGATGGGACGGCAAAAGGCGGTATCGTCATTGCAATCCGCAACGAGCTGGATTTACCGGTGAAGCTGGTCGGTCTTGGCGAGAAAATGGACGATCTTCAGGAATTTGATTCCGAGCAATTCGTTCACGCGCTGTTCGGCGGACTGCTGCAGAACGTAGAAGATGAGTCCGAAACAGCAGAATAA
- the ylxM gene encoding YlxM family DNA-binding protein, with protein sequence MMIHESDALAKTNRINMLFDFYEKLLTEKQQTFLKYYFHDDYSLGEIAAEFDITRQAVYEHVKRAGSVLESYESKLGLLRKHTASENWLNKLESLAELAGSNEDLRTKLQDIAKGLRDEIHGGT encoded by the coding sequence ATGATGATCCATGAATCTGACGCCCTGGCGAAGACGAACCGAATTAATATGCTGTTTGACTTCTATGAGAAGCTGCTGACTGAGAAGCAGCAAACTTTTCTTAAATATTATTTCCATGATGATTATTCGCTCGGCGAAATTGCTGCTGAGTTCGATATTACAAGGCAAGCCGTGTACGAGCATGTGAAGCGTGCCGGATCCGTGCTGGAGAGCTACGAGAGCAAGCTTGGCTTGCTTCGCAAGCATACTGCGTCGGAGAACTGGCTGAATAAGCTGGAGTCGCTCGCAGAACTGGCAGGATCCAATGAAGATCTTCGTACGAAGCTTCAAGACATCGCCAAGGGATTGCGCGATGAGATACATGGCGGTACATAG
- the ffh gene encoding signal recognition particle protein, whose product MAFEGLSSRLQNVFGKLRGKGKVSEDDVNEAMREVRLALLEADVNFKVVKDFIAKVKEQAIGAEVMKSFTPGMVVVDIVNKELTELMGGTQSKLAKSNKPPTVILMAGLQGAGKTTSSAKLAKLLLKDKHKPLMIAGDIYRPAAIKQLQVLGEQIGVPVFTLGDQTSPVDIARAGLQHAKDNGHDYVIIDTAGRLHIDEALMAEIRQIHDVTNPDEVLLVVDAMTGQEAVNVAQSFHSQLELTGVILTKLDGDTRGGAALSVKAVTGCPIKFAATGEKIEPLEPFHPERMASRILGMGDMLSLIEKAHSTIDAEKAAEMERKMRTAEFTFDDFLDQMEQVRKLGPLDQLLDMMPGMGKMKDMKNMKVDEKQIGRVEAIVRSMTKAEKQKPEIMNHSRRKRIAAGSGTSITEVNRLIKQFEDMKKMMKQFSSMMGPKGPKGGMKGLKNMLPKGMKFPF is encoded by the coding sequence ATGGCATTTGAAGGATTGTCCAGCAGGCTGCAGAACGTGTTTGGCAAGCTGCGCGGCAAAGGTAAAGTGTCCGAGGATGATGTTAACGAAGCGATGCGCGAGGTGCGGTTAGCCTTGTTGGAAGCCGATGTTAACTTCAAAGTCGTCAAGGATTTCATCGCGAAGGTGAAGGAACAGGCTATCGGAGCGGAAGTGATGAAGAGCTTCACGCCTGGCATGGTCGTCGTCGATATCGTAAACAAAGAACTTACTGAGCTTATGGGCGGCACGCAATCGAAGCTGGCCAAATCGAATAAGCCGCCGACTGTCATTCTGATGGCGGGTCTGCAAGGTGCAGGTAAAACAACCTCCAGCGCGAAGCTGGCGAAGCTTCTCCTTAAGGACAAGCATAAGCCGCTTATGATCGCAGGCGATATTTACCGCCCGGCAGCGATTAAGCAGCTGCAAGTGCTCGGCGAGCAGATCGGTGTTCCGGTCTTTACGCTAGGCGATCAAACGTCGCCGGTCGATATCGCACGTGCTGGACTGCAGCACGCGAAGGATAACGGACATGATTATGTCATTATCGATACTGCGGGCCGTCTTCATATTGATGAAGCGCTGATGGCTGAGATTCGTCAGATCCATGACGTAACGAACCCAGATGAAGTGCTCCTGGTTGTCGATGCGATGACAGGTCAAGAAGCGGTTAACGTTGCACAGAGTTTCCATAGCCAACTCGAGCTGACTGGTGTTATCCTTACCAAGCTGGACGGCGATACTCGCGGTGGTGCTGCGCTTTCGGTTAAAGCAGTTACCGGTTGTCCGATTAAGTTCGCGGCGACAGGCGAGAAGATTGAACCTCTTGAACCATTCCATCCGGAGCGGATGGCTTCCCGAATACTAGGCATGGGCGATATGCTCTCGCTGATCGAGAAAGCCCATTCGACCATTGACGCTGAGAAAGCGGCGGAGATGGAGCGCAAGATGCGTACGGCGGAATTCACGTTCGATGATTTCCTAGATCAGATGGAACAGGTTCGTAAGCTCGGACCGCTCGACCAGCTGCTCGACATGATGCCTGGCATGGGCAAAATGAAGGATATGAAGAACATGAAGGTGGATGAGAAGCAGATTGGCCGCGTCGAAGCGATCGTAAGGTCGATGACGAAGGCCGAGAAGCAGAAGCCTGAAATTATGAATCACAGCAGACGCAAGCGTATCGCTGCGGGAAGCGGCACTTCCATTACGGAAGTTAACCGCCTCATTAAGCAGTTTGAAGATATGAAGAAGATGATGAAGCAGTTCTCCTCGATGATGGGTCCTAAAGGTCCTAAGGGTGGCATGAAAGGTCTTAAGAACATGCTGCCGAAAGGCATGAAGTTTCCTTTCTAA
- the rpsP gene encoding 30S ribosomal protein S16 → MAVRIRLKRIGAHKAPFYRVVVSDSRSPRDGRFIEEIGTYNPVAQPAQVNIDEEKALKWLQNGAQASDTVRNLLSKAGVMTKLHESKLQK, encoded by the coding sequence ATGGCAGTACGTATTCGTTTGAAACGTATCGGTGCGCACAAAGCACCTTTCTACCGTGTGGTAGTATCGGATTCCCGTTCCCCACGTGACGGTCGCTTCATTGAAGAAATCGGCACTTATAACCCGGTTGCTCAACCGGCACAAGTGAACATCGATGAAGAGAAAGCTCTTAAATGGCTTCAAAACGGAGCTCAAGCTTCTGACACAGTTCGTAACTTGCTTTCCAAAGCAGGCGTTATGACTAAGCTTCATGAATCTAAGCTTCAAAAATAA
- a CDS encoding KH domain-containing protein, with the protein MKDLILVIAKALVDYPEDVRVDVKEDDRGTVYLLSVNPDDVGKVIGKQGRIAKALRTVVTSAAVKSHKRVMVDIIS; encoded by the coding sequence ATGAAAGATTTGATTCTTGTCATAGCGAAGGCTTTAGTGGATTACCCGGAGGACGTGCGTGTCGACGTGAAAGAAGACGATCGCGGCACCGTCTATCTGCTGTCGGTGAACCCTGACGATGTCGGGAAAGTCATCGGCAAGCAGGGACGGATTGCTAAAGCGCTGCGGACGGTTGTCACATCGGCTGCCGTCAAATCGCATAAGCGCGTTATGGTCGATATTATTTCATAG
- the rimM gene encoding ribosome maturation factor RimM (Essential for efficient processing of 16S rRNA) — MMEQWLSVGKLVNTHGIRGEVKIVLQTDFPEERFAPKSVLTLLEPESKQKFEVEVVSARLHKNMYIVKFKGWDNINDVEKYKGWELKVSKDDLVPLEEGEYYHHQIIDCTVVTDEGEELGVITEILSPGANDVWVVKPKKGKEVLIPVIDDVVLDVNIAAKSVKVHLMEGLI, encoded by the coding sequence ATAATGGAACAGTGGTTATCTGTCGGTAAATTAGTGAATACACATGGCATCCGCGGCGAAGTGAAAATTGTGCTGCAGACGGATTTTCCAGAGGAGCGTTTTGCACCGAAGTCTGTGCTAACGCTGCTTGAGCCGGAATCAAAACAGAAGTTTGAAGTTGAAGTGGTGAGTGCGAGGCTCCACAAGAATATGTACATCGTGAAGTTTAAAGGCTGGGACAACATTAATGATGTTGAGAAATACAAAGGCTGGGAGCTAAAGGTATCCAAGGATGACCTTGTGCCGCTTGAAGAAGGCGAGTATTATCATCACCAAATAATCGATTGTACGGTTGTTACTGACGAAGGGGAAGAGCTTGGCGTCATTACGGAAATTCTCTCTCCTGGTGCGAACGATGTATGGGTCGTAAAGCCGAAGAAGGGCAAGGAAGTGCTCATCCCTGTCATTGATGATGTCGTGCTCGATGTCAACATTGCCGCAAAGTCTGTTAAAGTACACCTGATGGAAGGGCTGATCTAG
- the trmD gene encoding tRNA (guanosine(37)-N1)-methyltransferase TrmD, producing the protein MRIDVLTLFPEMFHGVFGASILGKARDKGIVSLNAVNFRDYANNKHNTVDDYPYGGGGGMVLKPEPLFAAVEELMPEGGQRPRVILLCPQGEPYTQKKAEELSQHDHLVFVCGHYEGYDERIRQHLVTDEISLGDYVLTGGELPAMVIIDSVVRLLPGALGNENSAVTDSFSTGLLEHPHYTRPAVFRDWEVPDVLLSGHHANVEVWRRQQSILRTLERRPELLESAELTKKERQWLDGIIKERANKE; encoded by the coding sequence ATGCGTATTGACGTATTAACGCTGTTTCCAGAAATGTTCCACGGCGTATTCGGAGCGAGCATTCTCGGAAAAGCGAGAGATAAAGGCATTGTTAGTCTAAACGCGGTTAACTTCCGTGATTATGCGAATAATAAACATAATACGGTAGATGACTATCCATACGGCGGCGGTGGAGGCATGGTGCTTAAGCCAGAGCCGCTATTCGCAGCTGTAGAGGAGCTTATGCCAGAAGGCGGCCAGCGTCCACGCGTCATTCTGCTTTGCCCGCAAGGGGAACCCTACACGCAGAAGAAAGCGGAGGAACTGTCGCAGCACGACCATCTTGTGTTCGTTTGCGGCCATTATGAAGGCTACGATGAGCGAATCAGGCAGCACCTCGTCACCGATGAAATATCGCTTGGCGATTATGTGCTGACAGGCGGCGAGCTTCCCGCTATGGTTATCATCGATAGTGTTGTTCGTTTGCTTCCTGGCGCGCTAGGCAATGAGAACTCAGCCGTGACCGATTCGTTCAGCACGGGGCTGCTTGAGCATCCTCACTATACGCGTCCTGCGGTGTTCCGTGATTGGGAAGTGCCGGATGTGCTGCTCTCCGGTCATCATGCGAATGTAGAGGTTTGGCGGCGTCAGCAGTCCATTCTACGTACGCTGGAGCGCCGTCCGGAGCTGCTTGAATCGGCGGAGCTGACGAAGAAAGAACGGCAGTGGCTGGATGGAATCATAAAGGAACGTGCAAACAAAGAATAA
- the rplS gene encoding 50S ribosomal protein L19, which translates to MNLLQIIAQENLRTDIPNFRPGDTLKVHVKVIEGSRERVQLFEGVVIKRRGGGISATFTVRKISYGVGVERTFPLNSPKIEKIEVARRGKVRRAKLYYLRELRGKAARIKEIR; encoded by the coding sequence ATGAATCTTTTGCAAATCATTGCGCAAGAAAATCTTCGTACTGACATCCCTAACTTTCGCCCAGGCGATACATTGAAGGTGCATGTTAAAGTAATCGAGGGTTCGCGTGAGCGTGTACAGTTGTTCGAAGGCGTTGTAATCAAACGTCGCGGCGGCGGTATCTCCGCTACTTTCACAGTGCGTAAAATCTCGTACGGTGTTGGTGTGGAAAGAACTTTCCCACTGAACTCGCCGAAGATCGAGAAGATTGAAGTTGCTCGTCGTGGTAAAGTTCGCCGCGCGAAACTGTACTATCTTCGTGAACTTCGCGGTAAAGCTGCGAGAATCAAAGAAATTCGTTAA
- the lepB gene encoding signal peptidase I, translating into MDQQRRTEENEQEAKQNDVVATAEESADTPVATSTRSGNRTQKEVMEWVKALAIAAILVLVIRYFLFAPFIVDGPSMEPNFYTGERLIVNKVIYDIREPKRGEVIVFHVPDEGRDFIKRVIGVPGDKVKYEGDNLYINGKKVDEPYLAESIANAKANGEIFNNEGTDRNFPNANFTTDVVPEGTVLAFGDNRRNSKDSRMIGFVSDKEIVGRADIIFWPAAKMSFVKHG; encoded by the coding sequence GTGGATCAACAACGCCGGACGGAAGAAAACGAACAAGAAGCCAAGCAGAATGATGTAGTAGCAACTGCTGAAGAAAGTGCGGATACGCCAGTAGCTACAAGCACCCGTTCAGGCAACCGAACGCAGAAGGAAGTGATGGAATGGGTCAAGGCACTCGCCATTGCAGCGATACTCGTTCTCGTCATTCGCTATTTCCTGTTTGCCCCGTTTATTGTTGACGGACCTTCAATGGAGCCTAACTTCTATACCGGTGAACGGTTAATTGTGAATAAAGTGATTTATGATATTAGAGAACCGAAGCGCGGCGAAGTCATCGTATTCCATGTGCCTGATGAAGGCCGTGATTTCATTAAACGCGTCATTGGCGTACCAGGCGACAAAGTGAAATACGAAGGCGATAACCTGTACATTAACGGCAAGAAGGTTGACGAGCCATATTTGGCGGAATCGATCGCGAATGCCAAAGCGAACGGTGAAATCTTTAATAATGAAGGCACAGACCGGAACTTCCCGAACGCGAACTTTACGACAGATGTAGTACCCGAAGGAACAGTGCTTGCGTTCGGTGACAACCGCCGCAACAGTAAGGACAGCCGGATGATCGGCTTTGTTTCGGACAAGGAGATCGTCGGAAGAGCGGATATTATTTTCTGGCCCGCTGCGAAAATGTCCTTCGTGAAACATGGATGA
- the ylqF gene encoding ribosome biogenesis GTPase YlqF, whose product MTIQWFPGHMTRARREIEAKLKLIDIAIELLDARVPLSSRNPMVDDILKGKPRLILLNKTDLADARTTDKWMAYFADMGHTSLAIDASTGTRVNEIPVRVKQLLHEKIARQISKGITPRAVRGLIVGIPNVGKSTLINRLAGRAIAATGDRPGVTKGQQWIKVGTEMELLDTPGILWPKFEDQHVGMKLAMTGAIKEQVINVEEVAFFAVKELTKRYWDSMSERFSLTNPPKDYDDADEIVRVMEDIGRKRGCLVSGGRVDLEKASGIILRELRAGNLGRITLESPEDMM is encoded by the coding sequence ATGACGATTCAATGGTTTCCCGGCCATATGACGAGGGCCCGGAGGGAAATTGAGGCAAAGCTCAAGCTGATCGATATCGCAATCGAGCTGCTTGATGCGAGAGTTCCGCTCTCAAGCCGAAACCCGATGGTGGATGACATTCTCAAAGGGAAGCCTCGTTTGATTTTGCTTAATAAGACAGATTTGGCTGATGCCCGTACAACGGACAAGTGGATGGCTTATTTTGCAGATATGGGGCATACAAGTCTTGCGATAGATGCTTCGACTGGCACGAGAGTGAATGAAATTCCGGTTCGAGTGAAACAACTGCTGCATGAGAAAATTGCGCGTCAAATATCGAAGGGTATTACCCCTCGTGCTGTTCGCGGTCTAATTGTCGGCATTCCGAATGTCGGCAAATCGACGTTAATTAATCGGCTCGCAGGTCGCGCAATTGCAGCAACTGGCGACCGCCCTGGCGTAACGAAAGGCCAGCAGTGGATCAAAGTCGGCACCGAGATGGAGCTGCTCGATACACCGGGTATTCTATGGCCTAAGTTCGAGGATCAGCACGTTGGCATGAAGCTCGCAATGACAGGCGCAATTAAAGAACAAGTCATTAATGTAGAAGAAGTTGCCTTCTTCGCGGTGAAAGAACTGACGAAACGTTACTGGGATTCGATGTCGGAACGTTTCAGTTTGACGAATCCTCCAAAAGATTACGATGATGCGGACGAGATCGTACGCGTCATGGAAGATATCGGTCGCAAGCGCGGCTGTCTCGTGAGCGGCGGTCGGGTTGATCTGGAGAAAGCATCCGGCATCATTCTACGTGAGCTTCGGGCAGGCAATCTTGGCCGGATTACGTTGGAATCACCGGAAGATATGATGTAG
- a CDS encoding ribonuclease HII, producing the protein MLEFEKPLWAQGFRYIAGVDEVGRGCLFGDVVAAAVILPEGLVLEGVDDSKKLTEKKREELYEVIIEHAEAWAVACVDASVVDTINIKQAARLAMKQAVEMLSVQAEYLLVDAEKVDILLPQEAIIKGDARSQSIAAASIMAKVTRDRLCQGGWNELYPEYGIAIHKGYATKLHREKLLELGPTPMHRQSFLKKLLGEQEVEQQLLF; encoded by the coding sequence ATGCTGGAGTTTGAGAAGCCATTATGGGCGCAAGGCTTCCGCTATATTGCCGGAGTTGATGAGGTTGGCCGGGGCTGTTTATTCGGCGATGTGGTCGCTGCGGCGGTTATTTTGCCAGAGGGGCTTGTGCTTGAAGGCGTTGACGATTCGAAGAAGCTGACCGAGAAGAAGCGCGAAGAGCTGTATGAGGTCATCATAGAACATGCAGAAGCATGGGCAGTCGCGTGTGTCGATGCATCTGTCGTGGACACGATCAATATTAAGCAAGCGGCACGGCTCGCGATGAAGCAGGCAGTTGAGATGCTGTCGGTGCAGGCGGAGTATTTGCTCGTTGATGCAGAGAAAGTGGATATCCTTTTGCCGCAGGAAGCGATCATTAAAGGCGATGCTAGGAGCCAGTCTATCGCTGCCGCTTCGATCATGGCGAAAGTGACTCGAGACCGCCTCTGCCAAGGCGGGTGGAATGAGCTGTATCCGGAATACGGGATTGCGATACATAAAGGGTATGCGACAAAGCTGCACCGTGAGAAACTGCTTGAGCTTGGTCCAACCCCGATGCACCGTCAGAGCTTCCTGAAAAAGCTGCTAGGGGAGCAGGAAGTAGAGCAGCAGCTGTTGTTTTAG